The Hymenobacter sp. 5317J-9 genome has a window encoding:
- a CDS encoding 2-oxoglutarate and iron-dependent oxygenase domain-containing protein, which yields MQDQLLDQIPSLDLADFRSGDPERKARFVQQLGEAYQNIGFVALKNHGLNDEQTKQLYADVQAFFQLPDEAKQRYEKPELAGQRGYISKGKEHAKGRNTGDLKEFYHVGQEVQDDDPIKNEYPDNIWPEELSTFRGTALTTYRTLESAGKDVLRAIALYLHLPENYFDDKVKNGNSILRPIHYFPIENPDEVPQDAVRAAEHGDINLITLLMGASADGLQVKRRDGKWIPITALPDQIVVNVGDMLQRLTNGVLKSTIHRVVNPPREKMNTSRYSIPFFMHPRSEMSLAALEHCVTPDNPKKEADITAGEFLNERLIELGLKKK from the coding sequence ATGCAAGACCAACTTCTTGACCAAATTCCCTCGCTCGACCTCGCCGACTTCCGTTCCGGCGACCCCGAGCGCAAGGCCCGCTTCGTGCAGCAGCTCGGCGAGGCCTACCAAAACATCGGTTTCGTAGCCCTGAAAAACCACGGCCTCAACGACGAGCAGACCAAACAATTGTACGCCGACGTGCAGGCTTTCTTCCAGCTGCCCGACGAAGCCAAGCAGCGCTACGAAAAACCCGAGCTGGCCGGTCAGCGCGGCTACATCAGCAAGGGCAAGGAGCACGCCAAGGGCCGCAACACCGGCGACCTGAAGGAATTTTACCACGTGGGCCAGGAGGTGCAGGACGATGACCCCATCAAAAACGAGTACCCCGACAACATCTGGCCCGAGGAGCTGAGCACCTTCCGCGGCACCGCCCTCACCACCTACCGCACCCTCGAAAGCGCTGGCAAAGACGTGCTGCGCGCCATTGCCCTGTACCTGCACCTGCCCGAGAATTATTTCGACGACAAGGTGAAAAACGGCAACAGCATTCTGCGTCCCATCCACTACTTCCCCATCGAAAACCCCGACGAGGTGCCCCAGGATGCCGTGCGCGCCGCCGAACACGGCGACATCAACCTGATTACCCTGCTGATGGGCGCCAGCGCCGACGGCCTGCAGGTGAAGCGCCGCGACGGCAAGTGGATTCCCATCACGGCCCTGCCCGACCAGATTGTGGTGAACGTGGGCGACATGCTCCAGCGCCTCACCAACGGCGTGCTGAAGTCCACCATTCACCGCGTGGTGAACCCGCCCCGTGAGAAAATGAACACTTCGCGCTACAGCATCCCGTTCTTCATGCACCCGCGCTCCGAAATGAGCCTGGCCGCCCTGGAGCACTGCGTGACGCCCGACAACCCCAAGAAGGAGGCCGACATCACGGCCGGCGAGTTCCTCAATGAGCGCCTGATTGAGCTGGGCCTGAAAAAGAAGTAA